One segment of Gasterosteus aculeatus chromosome 3, fGasAcu3.hap1.1, whole genome shotgun sequence DNA contains the following:
- the copb2 gene encoding coatomer subunit beta' → MPLRLDIKRRLTARSDRVKSVDLHPTEPWMLASLYNGSVCVWNHETQTLVKTFEVCDLPVRASKFVARKNWVITGADDMQIRVFNYNTLERVHMFEAHSDYIRCIAVHPTQPYILTSSDDMLIKLWDWEKKWSCSQVFEGHTHYVMQIVINPKDNNQFASASLDRTIKVWQLGSSSPNFTLEGHEKGVNCIDYYSGGDKPYLISGADDRQVKIWDYQNKTCVQTLEGHAQNVSCVSFHPELPIIITGSEDGTVRIWHSSTYRLESTLNYGMERVWCVCGLRGSNNVALGYDEGSIIIKVGREEPAMSMDTNGKIIWAKHSEVQQANLKAMGDAEIKDGERLPLAVKDMGSCEIYPQTIQHNPNGRFVVVCGDGEYIIYTAMALRNKSFGSAQEFVWAHDSSEYAIRESNSIVKIFKNFKEKKSFKPDFGAEGIYGGFLLGVRSVNGLAFYDWENTELVRRIEIQPKHIFWSDSGELVCIATEESFFILRYMSEKVAASQENNEGVTEDGIEDAFEVQGEIQEIVKTGLWVGDCFIYTSSVNRLNYYVGGEIVTIAHLDRTMYLLGYIPKDDRLYLGDKELNIVSYSLLVSVLEYQTAVMRRDFGMADKVLPTIAKEQRTRVAHFLEKQGFKQQALAVSTDPEHRFELALQLGELKIAYQLAAEAEAEQKWKQLAELAISKCQFGLAQECLHHAQDYGGLLLLATASGNATMVGKLAEGAERDGKNNVAFMTYFLQGNLDQCLELLIRTNRLPEAAFLARTYLPSQVSRVVKLWRENLAKVNTKAAESLADPTEYENLFPGLREAFSAEHYLRESCLGTSRPAKEYPLVTLNEDRNILEEAQGYEPKGTFIPTVPKTQDSEKPTAALVAAAVTSSLPEPAASAAVDKEEQEEIPELTQSQKETLDELEVDLDNLELDDIDTTDVNLDDDFLDD, encoded by the exons ATG CCTCTGAGGCTGGACATAAAGCGGAGGCTGACGGCTCGGTCAGACCGAGTGAAGAGTGTGGACCTTCACCCAACTGAGCCATGGATGCTGGCCAGTCTCTACAACggcagtgtctgtgtgtggaacCACGAAACGCAG acaCTCGTCAAGACCTTCGAAGTATGTGACCTCCCCGTCAGAGCCTCTAAGTTTGTGGCAAGGAAGAACTGGGTCATTACAGGAGCG GATGACATGCAGATCCGGGTGTTCAACTACAACACTTTGGAGCGTGTCCACATGTTTGAGGCCCACTCTGACTATATCCGTTGCATCGCTGTCCATCCGACCCAGCCTTATATCCTCACCAGCAGTG ATGACATGTTGATCAAGCTGTGGGACTGGGAGAAGAAGTGGTCGTGCAGCCAGGTGTTTGAGGGCCACACTCACTACGTCATGCAGATTGTCATCAACCCTAAGGACAACAATCAGTTTGCCAGTGCCTCCCTGGACAGAACAATTAAG GTTTGGCAGCTAGGATCTTCGTCCCCCAATTTTACTTTGGAAGGTCACGAGAAAGGGGTCAATTGCATTGACTATTATAGTGGAGGAGACAAGCCGTACCTCATCTCAGGGGCTGATGACCGCCAAGTAAAGATCTGGGACTACCAG AACAAGACCTGTGTTCAGACTCTGGAGGGCCACGCCCAGAATGTCTCTTGTGTCAGCTTTCACCCTGAGCTGCCCATCATCATCACTGGATCAGAAGACG GCACGGTGCGTATCTGGCACTCGAGCACTTACCGCCTGGAGAGCACTCTAAACTACGGCATGGAGAgagtgtggtgtgtgtgcggcCTCCGAGGCTCCAACAATGTGGCGCTGGGCTACGATGAAGGCAGCATCATTATCAAG GTGGGTCGGGAGGAGCCAGCGATGTCTATGGATACCAACGGAAAAATCATCTGGGCTAAACACAGTGAGGTACAGCAAGCCAACCTGAAGGCCATGGGTGATGCTGAGATCAAGGACGGAGAGAGGCTCCCATTGGCTGTCAAAGACATGGGAAGCTGTGAAATTTACCCCCAAACCATTCAGCATAACCCTAATGGAAG GTTTGTTGTGGTGTGCGGGGATGGAGAGTATATCATCTATACTGCAATGGCTTTGAGGAACAAGAGCTTCGGTTCGGCGCAGGAGTTTGTCTGGGCTCATGACTCATCTGA ATATGCCATCAGAGAAAGCAACAGCATTGTCAAGATCTTCAAAAATTTCAAAGAAAAGAAGTCTTTTAAGCCAGACTTTGGAGCGGAAG GGATCTACGGAGGTTTCTTGCTTGGGGTGAGGTCAGTGAATGGCCTGGCATTTTATGACTGGGAGAACACAGAGCTGGTCCGCCGCATTGAGATCCAGCCCAAACAT ATCTTCTGGTCAGATTCTGGTGAACTGGTCTGCATCGCTACAGAGGAGTCCTTTTTCATTCTGCGTTATATGTCAGAAAAAGTAGCTGCTTCCCAAGAGAATAACGAAGGAGTGACTGAGGATGGCATTGAAGATGCCTTTGAG GTCCAGGGAGAAATCCAAGAGATTGTAAAGACTGGACTTTGGGTAGGGGACTGCTTCATCTACACCAGCTCTGTGAACAGACTCAACTACTATGTAGGAGGAGAGATCGTCACCATCGCTCACCTTGACAG gacCATGTACCTGCTGGGTTACATACCCAAGGACGACCGTCTGTACCTTGGAGACAAAGAGCTCAACATCGTGAGCTACTCCCTGCTGGTCTCCGTCCTGGAGTACCAGACTGCCGTAATGAGGAGGGACTTTGGAATGGCCGACAAGGTGCTTCCCACAATTGCTAAAGAGCAGCGGACTAGGGTCGCCCATTTCCTGGAGAAACAG GGCTTCAAGCAGCAGGCGCTTGCTGTGTCCACAGACCCAGAACACCGGTTTGAGCTGGCgttgcagctgggagagttgaAAATTGCCTACCAGCTGGCTGCGGAGGCCGAG GCGGAGCAGAAGTGGAAACAGTTAGCGGAGCTGGCAATCAGTAAGTGCCAATTCGGCTTGGCCCAGGAGTGCCTGCATCACGCTCAGGATTACGGtggcctgctcctcctcgcaACAGCCTCCGGAAACGCTACAATGGTGGGCAAGCTGGCTGAGGGGGCCGAGAGAGACGGCAAGAACAATGTGGCCTTCATGACCTACTTCCTGCAGGGGAA TCTGGATCAGTGTTTGGAGCTGCTGATCAGAACCAACCGGCTGCCTGAAGCTGCCTTCCTGGCTCGCACCTACCTGCCAAGTCAGGTGTCACGTGTGGTCAAATTATGGAGGGAGAACCTGGCTAAAGTCAACACAAAG GCGGCCGAGTCTCTGGCAGACCCAACAGAATACGAGAACCTTTTCCccgggctgagagaagcctttaGCGCAGAGCACTACCTCCGAGAGTCCTGCTTGGGCACCTCTAGGCCTGCCAAAGAATATCCTCTGGTCACG CTCAATGAAGACAGGAATATTCTTGAGGAGGCTCAGGGGTACGAGCCCAAAGGGACCTTCATTCCAACTGTTCCCAAG acacaggacagtgAGAAGCCAACGGCGGCTCTGGTCGCTGCAGCTGTGACATCTTCACTCCCGGaacctgctgcttctgctgcagtggacaaagaagagcaggaggaaatCCCTGAGTTAACACAGTCTCAAAAAGAG ACTCTGGATGAGCTGGAAGTGGACCTGGACAACCTCGAGCTGGATGACATCGACACCACAGACGTTAACCTAGATGATGACTTTCTGGATGACTGA
- the LOC120814608 gene encoding segment polarity protein dishevelled homolog DVL-3 gives MGETKIIYHLDDQETPYLVKLSVPADKVTLADFKNVLKKPNYKFFFKSMDDDFGVVKEEISDDNAKLPCFNGRVVSWLVSGDGAHTDASSVADSIDAALPLERTGGIGDSRPPSYHGIAASGRDSLDNETETGSMVSQRRERDRPRRKHTNEHGGRQNGHPGRSIGRGGPEYDSCSSFMSSELESTSCYDSEDDDATSRFSSSTEQSSSRLMRRHRRRRRKPKASNIDRSSSFSSITDSTMSLNIITVTLNMEKYNFLGISIVGQSNERGDGGIYIGSIMKGGAVAADGRIEPGDMLLQVNDINFENMSNDDAVRVLRDIVHKPGPITLTVAKCWDPNPRSCFALPRSEPIRPIDPAAWVSHTAAMTGVYPAYGMSPSMSTVTSTSSSISSSIPETERFDDFHLSIHSDMATVAKAMACPESGLEVRDRMWLKITIANAFIGSDVVDWLFHHVEGFSDRREARKYASNLLKAGFIRHTVNKITFSEQCYYVFGDLCGNMTHLSLHEHDGSSGGASDQDTVPPLPHPGAAPWPMTLPYQFPILHPYDMQQPGHGGPGAGSAGSQNSGSSGSNCSKNEGRKSGGSGSEPEIRSHRAPSERSAAPPSERSVRSSVSHRSAHSHSIAFGPGLVYGPPGLPPQPPLSTAAPGAPPGRELASVPPELTASRQSLRMAVGNAGEFFVDVM, from the exons ATGGGGGAGACCAAAATTATCTACCACCTGGACGACCAAGAGACGCCGTATCTGGTGAAGCTGTCGGTACCGGCGGACAAAGTCACTCTGGCGGACTTCAAGAACGTCCTCAAGAAGCCGAATTACAAATTCTTCTTCAAATCCATGGACGATGACTTCGG GGTGGTAAAGGAGGAAATATCTGACGACAACGCTAAACTGCCCTGTTTTAATGGACGCGTGGTGTCATGG TTGGTCTCTGGAGACGGGGCCCACACAGACGCAAGTTCCGTGGCGGACAGCATAGATGCGGCTCTGCctttggagaggacggggggcaTCGGAGACTCGAGACCACCCTCCTATCA TGGTATCGCGGCAAGTGGTCGAGACAGTCTGGACAACGAGACAGAGACCGGCTCCATGGTGTCGCAGAGGAGAGAGCGGGACAGGCCGCGGCGGAAACACACCAACGAACACG GTGGAAGACAGAATGGACACCCGGGGCGTTCGATTGGACGCGGCGGCCCCGAATACGACAGCTGCTCGTCCTTCATGAGCAGCGAGCTGGAGTCTACTTCCTGTTATGATTCAGAAGATGATGACGCAACCAGCAG ATTTAGCAGCTCCACTGAGCAGAGCTCCTCTCGTCTAATGAGACGACACCGCCGTCGCCGACGGAAACCCAAGGCCTCCAACATCGACAGG TCTTCTTCATTCAGCAGCATCACAGACTCCACCATGTCTCTGAACATCATCACTGTCACTCTCAACATGG AGAAGTACAACTTTTTGGGCATCAGCATTGTGGGCCAGAGTAATGAGAGGGGAGATGGAGGAATCTACATTGGCTCCATCATGAAGGGAGGAGCTGTGGCTGCAGATGGACGTATAGAGCCTGGGGACatgctgctgcag GTGAATGACATCAACTTTGAGAACATGAGCAACGACGATGCCGTTCGAGTGCTGAGGGACATTGTGCACAAGCCCGG TCCCATTACTCTGACTGTGGCCAAGTGCTGGGACCCAAACCCTCGGAGTTGCTTTGCTCTGCCAAGGA GTGAGCCAATCCGGCCCATTGACCCGGCCGCGTGGGTGTCCCACACGGCGGCCATGACCGGGGTGTACCCCGCATATGGCATGAGCCCTTCTATGAGCACCgtcacctccaccagctcctccatcagcagctcGATCCCTGAGACTGAAC GATTCGATGACTTTCACCTCTCCATCCACAGCGACATGGCAACGGTTGCTAAGGCCATGGCCTGTCCAGAGTCCGGTCTGGAGGTGCGGGACAGGATGTGGCTCAAGATTACCATTGCGAATGCCTTCATCG GTTCGGATGTGGTGGACTGGCTCTTCCATCACGTGGAGGGGTTCTCAGATCGCCGAGAAGCCCGAAAATATGCCAGCAACCTGCTGAAGGCCGGCTTCATACGACACACCGTCAATAAGATCACCTTCTCTGAGCAGTGCTACTACGTCTTCGGAGACCTGTGTGGCA acatgACCCATCTGTCTCTCCATGAACACGACGGCTCCAGCGGCGGGGCTTCAGATCAGGACACTGTCCCCCCTCTGCCTCACCCGGGTGCCGCCCCCTGGCCCATGACTCTGCCCTACCAGTTCCCCATTCTACACCCGTACGACATGCAACAGCCCGGCCACGGTGGACCGGGCGCCGGCAGCGCAGGAAGCCAGAACAGCG GAAGCAGCGGCTCGAACTGCAGTAAAAACGAGGGTCGGAAGtccggcggcagcggcagcgaaCCCGAGATCAGGAGCCACCGAGCTCCGAGTGAGCGCTCAGCGGCTCCCCCTAGTGAGCGGAGCGTCCGCAGCTCCGTCAGCCACCGCAGCGCCCACTCCCACTCGATAGCCTTCGGCCCGGGGCTGGTCTACGGCCCCCCCGGCCTGCCCCCCCAGCCCCCGCTGTCGACGGCCGCACCCGGTGCCCCGCCGGGCCGGGAGCTCGCCTCCGTGCCCCCCGAGCTCACTGCGTCGCGGCAGTCACTGCGCATGGCGGTGGGCAACGCCGGAGAGTTCTTCGTCGACGTGATGTAA
- the nmnat3 gene encoding nicotinamide/nicotinic acid mononucleotide adenylyltransferase 3 — MATSRVPLVLLACGSFNPITNQHMRLFELARDHMHSTGQYQVVGGVVSPVSDGYGKQGLVLAKHRVAMAKLALRSSNWVTVDDWESRQPDWTETAVTMRYHYGRILNECKQFTAAHNDDSSGNAVPLSTPSPQLKLLCGADFLESFKIPGLWQEDHVEEVAGRFGLVCVSRGGLEPERAVHESDTLSAHRRNVFHVREWVSNETSATEVRRALRRDLSVKYLIPDSVIEYIHQHNLYTRDSESINEGAVLRPLAKQPVKSLDDSLHTPAKASPAATMPADFSGKWILETNDKFEEYLKVLNIDFATRKIAISLSQTKVVTQDGDKFDFKTLSTFRNYELAFTVGVEFDEHTKGLDNRNIKCLVTWEGDKLVCTQKGEKANRGWKHWIEGDKLYLELTCEDVVCVQVFKRKQ; from the exons GCCAGTACCAGGTGGTGGGTGGCGTCGTGTCTCCGGTGAGTGACGGCTATGGAAAGCAAGGCCTCGTACTGGCTAAGCACCGAGTTGCTATGGCCAAGCTGGCGCTCAGGAGCTCAAACTGGGTCACGGTTGATGACTGGGAGAGCCGGCAGCCAGACTGGACAGAGACTGCTGTCACCATGAG GTATCATTATGGGCGCATCCTGAACGAGTGTAAGCAGTTCACAGCAGCGCACAACGACGACTCCAGTGGAAACGCCGTTCCACTATCAA ccccctctCCCCAGTTGAAGCTCCTGTGTGGAGCCGATTTCCTCGAATCTTTCAAGATCCCCGGCCTGTGGCAGGAAGACCACGTGGAGGAGGTGGCTGGACGCTTCGGGCTGGTCTGCGTCAGCCGAGGGGGGCTGGAGCCCGAGCGGGCCGTGCACGAGTCGGACACGCTCTCGGCCCACCGCCGAAACGTTTTCCACGTGAGGGAATGGGTGAGTAACGAGACGAGCGCCACAGAGGTCCGCCGGGCTCTGAGACGGGATCTGAGCGTCAAATACCTGATTCCAGACTCGGTGATAGAATACATTCACCAGCACAACCTCTACACACGAGACAGCGAGAGCATCAATGAGGGCGCGGTGCTCAGGCCGCTCGCCAAACAGCCAGTGAAGAGCCTGGATgac AGTCTACACACACCAGCTAAAGCGTCACCAGCTGCAACCATGCCTGCAGACTTCAGCGGGAAATGGATACTGGAAACCAATGACAAATTTGAGGAGTACTTGAAAGTGTTGA ATATTGACTTTGCCACAAGGAAGATTGCTATCTCACTTTCTCAGACCAAAGTGGTCACCCAAGACGGAGACAAGTTTGACTTCAAAACTCTGAGCACCTTCAGGAATTATGAGCTCGCCTTCACTGTAGGAGTTGAGTTCGATGAGCACACCAAGGGATTAGACAACAGAAACATCAAG TGTCTCGTGACCTGGGAGGGAGACAAGCTGGTGTGCACTCAGAAAGGAGAGAAGGCAAACCGGGGCTGGAAACACTGGATTGAAGGAGACAAACTCTACCTG GAGCTGACGTGTGAAGATGTAGTTTGTGTTCAGGTGTTCaagagaaaacaataa
- the LOC120814685 gene encoding retinol-binding protein 1 codes for MPVDLNGYWKMISNDNFEEYLKALDVNVAIRKIATLLKPDKDISHDGDHIIIKTLSTFKNYNMDFYVGKEFEEDLSGVDDRKCQTTITWEGDKLVCVQKGEIEGRGWTHWVNGDELHLELRAAGVVCQQVFKKT; via the exons ATGCCGGTGGATCTGAACGGATATTGGAAGATGATTTCCAATGATAACTTCGAGGAGTACCTGAAGGCTCTCG ATGTAAATGTTGCCATCAGGAAAATCGCCACCTTGTTGAAGCCTGACAAGGACATCAGCCACGATGGCGACCACATAATCATTAAGACCCTCAGCACCTTCAAAAACTACAACATGGACTTCTATGTGGGCAAAGAGTTTGAGGAGGATCTGTCTGGAGTGGATGACAGGAAATGCCAG ACCACCATCACCTGGGAGGGAGACAagctggtgtgtgtgcagaagggGGAGATCGAAGGGAGAGGCTGGACCCACTGGGTAAACGGAGATGAGCTTCATCTG GAGCTGAGAGCTGCAGGAGTTGTTTGCCAGCAAGTCTTCAAGAAGACTTAA